The genome window ATTTTTAATAGGATTTTCAACTACTATGGCTGAACCAGCACTTATTGCAGTTGCCTTAAAAGCCAAAGAGGTCAGTGCAGGAAAGATAAATGATTTCATTTTAAGGGTCTTTGTTGCTCTTGGAGTTGCTATAGGAATAGCACTTGGCTGTTATAGAATTGTCCATGGAGATTCCATACATTACTATATTATTGCAGGCTATATTCTGGTGATAATTATGACTTACTTTGCCCCACGTTATATAATTCCGATAGCTTATGATAGTGGCGGTGTTACAACCTCCACAGTTACAGTTCCTCTTGTTGCTGCCCTTGGTATTGGACTTGCGACTAATATTCCTGGAAGAGACCCACTTATAGATGGTTTTGGGTTAATAGCTTTTGCCTCTTTGTTTCCTATGATAACTGTTATGGGATATGGCATTTTTGCTGAATATCTGGTTAAGATAACAAAGGAGGGGAAAAAATGAAATTTTCTGTTCTTGTGGCAATTGTAAGTGAAGATTTGGAAGATAAAGCTATAGAGATAGCAAGAAATGCAGGAGCAGGTGGAGTAACAATACTTCACGGAACAGGAATAGGTCTCAAGGAAAAAAAGATATTTTTTGGACTTACCTATGAGGGAAGGGAAAGTATACTGATTTTTGTGCTGGAAAGGAAACTTGCCCTAAAGGTATTAAAAGCCTTAAATAAAGAATTAGAACTGGAAAAAGAGGATAGAGGAATAGCATTTACATTCCCTGTGGAACATCTTGCAGGAATTAATAAAGAAGAGGTTTTAAAATTCCAGCAGGAATTAAAGGAAGAAATTTAGGGGGTATTCCCATGATTGTAAAAGATGTTATGAGTAAAGAAGTTCATCTTGTTCAGCCTACAGCATCATTAAAAGAAGCACTAAAAATAATGAAGGAAAAGGATGTTAAAGCTCTTGTGGTTGATAAGCAACATCCACACGATGCTTACGGAATAATTACTTATACCAGCCTTCTTAAAGCCGTATATATGGAAGAAGGTGATATAGACCTTCTTAATGTTTATGATATTGCTGTTAAACCAGCTATATCTATCTCAGGAGAAATAGACATTAAATATGCTGCAAAGATGATGGTGAATTTTAATATAAAAAGGCTTCTGGTAGTTGAAAATAATGAAATTAAAGGAATAATATCAATGACAGATATAATAGAATTACTTTTTAAAGAAATAGGAGAATAATCTGTAATGCCTTTATATATAAAGATAGCTATAAAGTACCTGTTTTCTCTAAAATCAAAGGCTTTATCATTTATGACAGTTATATCATTTATAGGTATTACTGTTGGCGTTTCTGCCTTATTAATTACTCTTGCAGTTATGAGTGGTTTCCAGTGGGGATTGAAAGAAAAACTATTAGAAACATCTCCACATATCATAATTTTTAAAATCACAGGGAAATTTACGGAGTATAAAGATTTATATCCTTATTTTAAAGAAATAAAAGATATTGTTGACTTTCAGCCTTTTGTTTATTCTCAGGCTCTTGCTTCTAAAGGTGGAAATGTAAAATCTATAACAATCAGAGGTGTTGACCCTGACAAAGACAAAAAAATAATGATGGTAAATACAAAACTGATAGCAGGTAATTACGATGACTTAAAAAAACCAGACCATGTTTTAATTGGAAAAGATGTTGCCATTGCTCTGGATATATGGGTGGGAGACAACTTCAAAATAATGTCCCCTTTTGGTAGAAAAACACCCCTTGGATTTATCCCTAAAATAAAAAAGGTTTATGTAGCAGGAATAGTTGATTTTGGTATGTATGAGTACGATTCAACCTATGTCCAGATGTCACTAAAAGAAGCCCAGAAATTTTTTGATATGAAGGATGCTGTAACAGGAATTCAGATAAAAGTCAAAGACCCCTTTAAAGCAGATATAGTCAAAAAAGAACTTGAGAAATACCTATCCTATCCATACCTTGTTCGTTCATGGATGGATTTGAACAAAAGTCTGTTTCAGGCTTTGCAGCTGGAAAAACTGGCAATGTTTCTGGTTATAGCATTAATTGTCCTTGTGGCATCATTTAATATCTCCAGTCTGCTTATAACAAAAGCCAGAGAAAAAAGAAAAGATATTGCTATACTCAAAACTATCGGAGCTGATAGCAGATTTATACTCAAGGTTTTTCTGTGGCAGGGGCTATTAATAGGAATAACAGGAACAGTTGTAGGGACGATTATAGGATTGTCT of Persephonella sp. IF05-L8 contains these proteins:
- a CDS encoding CBS domain-containing protein; protein product: MIVKDVMSKEVHLVQPTASLKEALKIMKEKDVKALVVDKQHPHDAYGIITYTSLLKAVYMEEGDIDLLNVYDIAVKPAISISGEIDIKYAAKMMVNFNIKRLLVVENNEIKGIISMTDIIELLFKEIGE
- a CDS encoding ABC transporter permease yields the protein MPLYIKIAIKYLFSLKSKALSFMTVISFIGITVGVSALLITLAVMSGFQWGLKEKLLETSPHIIIFKITGKFTEYKDLYPYFKEIKDIVDFQPFVYSQALASKGGNVKSITIRGVDPDKDKKIMMVNTKLIAGNYDDLKKPDHVLIGKDVAIALDIWVGDNFKIMSPFGRKTPLGFIPKIKKVYVAGIVDFGMYEYDSTYVQMSLKEAQKFFDMKDAVTGIQIKVKDPFKADIVKKELEKYLSYPYLVRSWMDLNKSLFQALQLEKLAMFLVIALIVLVASFNISSLLITKAREKRKDIAILKTIGADSRFILKVFLWQGLLIGITGTVVGTIIGLSVIYVADTYHLVKLNPEVYMISYLPLKISFIDISAVFISSLLICFVSSILPAYFASKELPAEVLRYE